The following coding sequences lie in one Streptomyces xiamenensis genomic window:
- a CDS encoding response regulator, whose amino-acid sequence MPGATGRVLVVDDSQVIRQLIRVNLELDGFEVMTASDGAECLETVHRFRPHVITLDVAMPRLDGLRTVSRLRTDPRTGHIPLVLVSASTDQDPPAEVDAVLGKPFEPTALVREVRRLRDQGRGQQAPASSRTLTR is encoded by the coding sequence GTGCCAGGCGCTACCGGCCGGGTCCTCGTCGTCGACGACAGCCAGGTCATCCGGCAGCTCATCAGGGTCAACCTCGAACTCGACGGCTTCGAGGTCATGACCGCGTCCGACGGCGCCGAGTGCCTGGAGACCGTGCACCGTTTCCGGCCGCACGTCATCACCCTCGATGTGGCCATGCCCCGGCTGGACGGGCTGCGCACCGTCTCGCGGCTGCGGACCGACCCGCGCACCGGGCACATCCCGCTGGTGCTCGTCAGCGCCAGCACCGATCAGGACCCGCCCGCCGAGGTGGACGCCGTGCTGGGCAAGCCCTTCGAGCCGACCGCGCTGGTTCGCGAGGTGCGGCGGCTGCGCGACCAGGGGCGGGGGCAGCAGGCGCCCGCCTCCTCTCGTACCCTGACCAGGTGA
- a CDS encoding transposase, whose translation MATSSVCARRSLTSWPSRPDPTGAPQSETARRPWSLPLEDRVLLVAAYWRTNLTLRQLAPPFGVSKSAADRIIDHLGPSLALQQRKLFRKDAVLIVDGTLVPTRDHTIAEQSKNYRYSTNHQVVIDADTRAVVAVGRTLPGNRNDCKAWELSGAKAAVGAATVIADGGYRGTGLVIPHRREKGQSELPAWKEEHNASHRKVRARVEHTFARMKTWKILRDCRLKGDGVHHAMLGIARLHNLALAG comes from the coding sequence ATCGCCACTTCGTCAGTCTGTGCGAGGCGGTCCCTCACATCCTGGCCTTCGCGTCCGGACCCGACGGGAGCGCCGCAGTCCGAGACTGCCCGCCGGCCGTGGAGCCTGCCGCTGGAGGACCGGGTGCTGCTGGTCGCCGCATACTGGCGCACCAACCTCACGCTACGTCAGCTGGCACCGCCGTTCGGGGTATCGAAGTCGGCGGCGGACCGCATCATCGACCATCTCGGGCCGTCGCTCGCACTCCAACAGCGCAAGCTGTTCCGCAAGGACGCCGTCCTGATCGTGGACGGCACCCTGGTGCCCACTCGCGATCACACCATCGCCGAGCAGTCGAAAAACTACCGGTACTCAACCAACCACCAGGTCGTCATCGACGCTGACACCCGCGCGGTCGTCGCCGTCGGCCGGACCCTGCCGGGCAACCGCAACGACTGCAAGGCATGGGAACTGTCTGGGGCGAAAGCCGCCGTCGGTGCGGCCACCGTCATCGCGGACGGCGGTTACCGGGGCACCGGCCTGGTTATCCCACATCGCCGGGAGAAAGGCCAGAGCGAACTACCGGCTTGGAAGGAGGAACACAACGCCTCCCACCGCAAAGTCCGCGCCCGCGTCGAGCACACCTTCGCCCGTATGAAGACCTGGAAGATCCTTCGCGACTGCCGCCTCAAAGGCGACGGCGTGCACCACGCCATGCTCGGCATCGCCCGCCTACACAACCTCGCCCTCGCCGGGTGA
- a CDS encoding replication initiator produces MNAPPPLAPAVAALLDRAARPDIPDWRRTVIRLGGCTNPVHLVGSAVLVDTATGEALTDVDGSDPNGRRLLTACGNRRASVCPACSRVYQADTYQLVRAGLVGGKAVPDSVSEHPRVFATLTAPGFGPVHTRREQSGRVRPCRPRRDAKNCPHGVPLGCSERHAPDDPRLGEPLCPRCYNYAGAVLWQSCAGLLWHRFGIELRREIARRAGLSRAELADVARLSYTKVAEYQRRGLVHFHAVVRLDGPDGPDSPPPSWASAALLADAVPAAVARVRFQAPGSAVVGTRVLRFGAQVDVRPVVASPAGERPAPGAVAGYIAKYTTKGAETAGAVDGRIRSAREMVLLPVRAHVLRMIGTCWWLGGLPAFAGLGLRRWAHMLGYGGHFSTKSRRYSTTLGELRRARAEHRAQEQRAALGLEGHPVAYVGQRRYAGRGYSPEAALLAASVREDGVPRGA; encoded by the coding sequence ATGAACGCGCCGCCGCCGCTCGCGCCCGCCGTGGCCGCGCTGCTGGACCGTGCGGCCCGGCCCGACATTCCCGACTGGCGCCGTACCGTCATCCGCCTCGGCGGCTGCACCAACCCGGTCCACCTCGTCGGCTCCGCCGTCCTGGTCGATACGGCGACGGGGGAAGCCCTGACCGATGTCGACGGCTCCGACCCGAACGGCAGACGTCTGCTGACCGCCTGCGGCAACCGCCGTGCCTCGGTCTGCCCCGCCTGCTCTCGCGTGTACCAGGCGGACACTTACCAACTCGTACGCGCCGGCCTCGTCGGCGGCAAGGCGGTACCGGATTCGGTGAGCGAGCACCCCCGAGTGTTCGCCACCCTCACCGCTCCCGGCTTCGGGCCGGTCCACACCCGCCGGGAGCAGTCGGGCCGCGTGCGCCCGTGCCGTCCCCGCCGGGATGCGAAGAACTGCCCGCACGGCGTGCCCCTCGGCTGCTCCGAGCGGCACGCGCCGGATGACCCCCGCCTCGGCGAACCCCTCTGCCCCCGCTGTTACAACTACGCCGGGGCCGTGCTCTGGCAGTCCTGCGCCGGTCTGCTCTGGCACCGCTTCGGAATCGAGCTGCGGCGGGAGATCGCCCGCCGGGCCGGGCTGTCCCGTGCCGAGCTGGCGGACGTTGCCCGGCTCTCGTATACGAAGGTCGCCGAGTACCAGCGGCGCGGCCTGGTCCACTTCCATGCTGTGGTCCGCCTCGACGGCCCGGACGGGCCGGACTCGCCACCGCCCTCTTGGGCGAGCGCCGCTCTGCTCGCCGATGCCGTCCCTGCGGCCGTCGCCCGGGTCCGTTTCCAGGCGCCTGGCTCGGCGGTCGTCGGGACGCGTGTGCTGCGCTTCGGCGCTCAGGTCGACGTACGTCCGGTCGTCGCCTCACCTGCGGGGGAGCGGCCTGCGCCGGGCGCGGTGGCTGGGTACATCGCCAAGTACACCACCAAGGGCGCCGAGACGGCCGGCGCGGTCGACGGGCGTATCCGGTCCGCCCGGGAAATGGTCCTTCTGCCGGTGCGGGCGCACGTGCTGCGCATGATCGGTACGTGCTGGTGGCTCGGCGGCCTCCCCGCCTTCGCGGGCCTCGGCCTACGCCGCTGGGCGCACATGCTCGGCTACGGCGGCCACTTCTCCACCAAGTCCCGCCGCTACTCGACCACCCTCGGCGAACTCCGCCGCGCCCGCGCCGAGCACCGCGCCCAGGAGCAGCGCGCCGCCTTGGGCCTGGAGGGCCATCCCGTGGCCTACGTCGGCCAGCGGCGGTACGCCGGACGCGGCTACTCCCCGGAAGCCGCCCTCCTCGCGGCCTCGGTAAGGGAGGACGGTGTTCCCCGTGGCGCGTGA
- a CDS encoding FtsK/SpoIIIE domain-containing protein, producing MTILASSDPSAGATWPGRVLVVAALVASGLLIVGPALRRRSPAAWWLLLGYPASAFHVARTWRALMAGCGLAVSRRPALTVVSGLVGNGASPPQPRVPRHGFIRPTGAGFELVARLLPGQLPDDFVKAASAMAEDWQVHAVRVTSLRPGVVRIAALYADPLAAPRVPRTRGPVRLLRVVVGTLGTGAPWVIDLRRIPHWLIVGATRSGKSTLIHALVAGLAPQPVALVGIDCKGGMELSLYSARLSALAIDRAQAERLLSALVDLTLARMTVCRTAGVRNIWGLAEKERPVPVVVIVDEIAELFLVAGRHEKDEAHAAGTALIRLAQLGAALGVFLVVAGQRVGSDLGPGVTALRAQFAGRVCHRVADPGTAGMTLGDLNSHALKAAQAITPEQAGTAVLASGDGWERGRSHLVTEADAEAVATAHAHLTPALPELSAALA from the coding sequence GTGACGATCCTGGCGTCCTCCGACCCGTCGGCCGGGGCTACCTGGCCAGGGCGGGTCCTCGTGGTCGCCGCCCTCGTCGCGTCGGGCCTGCTGATCGTAGGCCCGGCGCTGCGCCGGAGGTCCCCGGCGGCCTGGTGGCTGTTACTCGGTTACCCGGCGTCCGCCTTTCACGTCGCCCGCACCTGGCGGGCGCTGATGGCCGGGTGCGGACTCGCCGTGAGCCGTCGCCCGGCGCTGACCGTGGTGTCCGGGCTCGTCGGGAACGGCGCTTCGCCGCCCCAACCGCGCGTCCCCCGGCACGGTTTCATCCGGCCCACGGGGGCCGGCTTCGAACTCGTGGCACGGCTGCTGCCGGGGCAACTTCCCGACGACTTCGTGAAGGCGGCCTCCGCTATGGCGGAGGACTGGCAGGTCCACGCGGTCCGCGTCACCTCCCTACGGCCCGGCGTCGTACGGATCGCCGCCCTGTACGCCGATCCGCTCGCCGCACCTCGGGTGCCCCGTACCCGGGGGCCGGTGCGGCTGCTGCGGGTCGTCGTCGGGACGCTGGGAACCGGGGCGCCCTGGGTCATCGACCTGCGCCGCATTCCGCACTGGCTGATCGTCGGCGCTACGCGCTCCGGCAAGTCCACGCTGATCCACGCCCTCGTCGCCGGACTCGCCCCGCAACCGGTCGCCCTCGTCGGCATCGACTGCAAGGGCGGCATGGAACTGTCCCTCTACAGCGCCCGCCTCTCCGCCCTCGCGATCGACCGGGCACAGGCGGAACGGCTGCTGTCCGCGCTGGTAGACCTCACCCTTGCCCGCATGACGGTCTGCCGCACCGCCGGGGTCCGCAACATATGGGGCCTCGCAGAGAAGGAACGGCCGGTCCCGGTCGTCGTCATCGTGGACGAGATCGCGGAACTCTTCCTCGTCGCCGGACGCCACGAGAAGGACGAAGCCCATGCGGCCGGCACCGCCCTGATCCGGCTCGCCCAGCTCGGCGCGGCCCTCGGCGTCTTCCTCGTCGTCGCCGGGCAGCGCGTCGGCTCCGACCTGGGGCCCGGCGTCACCGCGCTCCGAGCCCAATTCGCCGGCCGGGTCTGCCACCGCGTCGCCGACCCCGGCACTGCGGGAATGACCCTCGGTGACCTCAATTCGCACGCCCTCAAGGCCGCTCAAGCCATCACCCCCGAACAGGCCGGCACCGCCGTGCTCGCCTCCGGCGACGGCTGGGAGCGCGGTCGGTCCCACCTGGTCACCGAGGCGGATGCCGAAGCCGTTGCCACCGCCCACGCGCATCTGACCCCCGCACTGCCGGAACTGTCCGCCGCCCTGGCCTGA
- a CDS encoding homoserine dehydrogenase, with protein MVRTRPLKVALLGCGVVGSQVARLMTTHAEDLAARIGAPLELAGVAVRRPDRVRAGIDPALVTTDAEGLVTRDDVDVVVEMIGGIEPARGLIEAAFKNGAGVVTANKALLAQDGPALHAIAAEHGADLYYEAAVAGAIPLLRPLRESLAGDTVNRVLGIVNGTTNFILDRMESSGAGYGEALDEATALGYAEADPTADVEGFDAAAKAAILAGIAFHTRVRLDDVHRQGITEVTAADIASARRMGCTVKLLAICERAGDGRSVTARVHPAMIPLSHPLASVKGAYNAVFVEADSAGQLMFYGPGAGGAPTASAVLGDLVAVCRNKLGGGRGPGESAYTQLPVSPMGDVVTRYHISLDVADKPGVLAQCALVFADHGVSIDTVRQSGKDGEASLVVVTHRAPDAALTATVAALRELDTVHDVASIMRVEGE; from the coding sequence ATGGTGCGTACGCGTCCGCTGAAGGTGGCACTGCTGGGCTGCGGCGTGGTCGGCTCCCAGGTGGCTCGCCTGATGACGACGCACGCCGAGGATCTCGCCGCCCGTATCGGCGCCCCGCTCGAACTCGCCGGGGTGGCCGTGCGCCGCCCCGACCGGGTGCGGGCCGGCATCGACCCGGCGCTGGTCACCACGGATGCCGAGGGCCTGGTCACCCGGGACGACGTCGACGTGGTCGTCGAGATGATCGGCGGCATCGAGCCCGCCCGCGGTCTCATCGAGGCCGCGTTCAAGAACGGCGCCGGGGTCGTCACCGCCAACAAGGCGCTGCTCGCCCAGGACGGCCCGGCCCTGCACGCCATAGCCGCCGAGCACGGCGCCGACCTCTACTACGAGGCCGCCGTCGCCGGGGCCATCCCGCTGCTGCGCCCGCTGCGCGAGTCGCTGGCCGGGGACACCGTCAACCGCGTGCTCGGCATCGTCAACGGCACGACCAACTTCATCCTCGACCGGATGGAGTCCTCGGGCGCCGGCTACGGCGAGGCTCTGGACGAGGCCACCGCCCTCGGGTACGCCGAGGCCGACCCCACCGCCGACGTGGAGGGCTTCGACGCCGCCGCCAAGGCCGCCATCCTCGCCGGGATCGCCTTCCACACCCGGGTGCGGCTGGACGACGTGCACCGGCAGGGCATCACCGAGGTCACCGCCGCCGACATCGCCTCGGCCCGCCGGATGGGCTGCACCGTCAAGCTGCTGGCCATCTGCGAGCGCGCCGGGGACGGCCGTTCGGTCACCGCCCGCGTGCATCCGGCGATGATCCCGCTCAGCCACCCGCTGGCCTCCGTCAAGGGCGCCTACAACGCCGTCTTCGTCGAGGCCGACTCGGCCGGGCAGCTGATGTTCTACGGCCCCGGCGCCGGCGGCGCCCCCACCGCGTCCGCCGTGCTCGGCGACCTGGTCGCGGTGTGCCGCAACAAGCTGGGCGGCGGGCGCGGGCCGGGCGAGTCCGCGTACACCCAGCTGCCGGTGAGCCCGATGGGCGACGTCGTCACCCGCTACCACATCAGCCTGGACGTGGCCGACAAACCGGGCGTACTGGCCCAGTGCGCCCTGGTCTTCGCCGACCACGGCGTCTCCATCGACACCGTCCGGCAGTCCGGCAAGGACGGCGAGGCCTCGCTGGTCGTCGTCACCCACCGGGCCCCGGACGCCGCGCTGACCGCCACCGTCGCGGCCCTGCGCGAACTGGACACCGTGCATGATGTGGCCAGCATCATGCGCGTCGAGGGCGAGTAG
- a CDS encoding helix-turn-helix transcriptional regulator produces the protein MARDRTGVELLTVRQVLEELGGVSRRTFYRWRELHLAPACIRLPNGELRVRRDALDAWVEERAEGTGGGVR, from the coding sequence GTGGCGCGTGACCGGACCGGTGTCGAGCTGCTCACCGTGCGCCAAGTGCTGGAGGAACTGGGCGGCGTCTCCCGCCGCACTTTCTACCGCTGGCGTGAACTCCACCTCGCCCCCGCCTGCATCCGGCTCCCGAACGGTGAACTCCGGGTCCGGCGTGACGCGCTCGACGCGTGGGTGGAGGAGCGCGCGGAGGGCACGGGCGGTGGTGTCCGGTGA
- the lysA gene encoding diaminopimelate decarboxylase, translated as MSRSAHPAGPRHADVLPEGHYSAPPTDLNALDPKVWAHSVRRGEDGVVTVAGIGVDRLARTHGTPAYILDEGDFRARCRAWRQAFGDGADVFYAGKAFLSRAVVRWLREEGLNLDVCSGGELATALAAGMPAASIAFHGNNKSEHEIRRAVEARVGRIVVDSYDEIDRVARIAREHGVRQPVLVRVTVGVEAHTHEFIATAHEDQKFGLALAGGAALDGVRRVLAEPQSLELLGVHSHIGSQIFDLAGFEVSARRVVQLLATVRDEFGVNLPEIDLGGGLGIAYTSTDDPLEPFDIARTLRDIVERECAAAGLDAPRLSVEPGRAIIGPSAFTLYEVGTVKPLEGLRTYVSVDGGMSDNIRTALYDAEYSVALVSRASDALPMLSRVVGKHCESGDIVVRDAYLPADLAPGDLIAVAATGAYCRSMASNYNHVTRPPVVAVTDGEDRVIVRRETEEDLLRLDVG; from the coding sequence ATGAGCCGTTCCGCCCACCCCGCCGGGCCCCGTCACGCCGATGTGCTGCCCGAGGGTCACTACAGCGCCCCGCCCACCGATCTCAACGCCCTGGACCCCAAGGTCTGGGCCCACTCCGTGCGGCGCGGCGAGGACGGCGTGGTCACCGTCGCCGGCATCGGCGTCGACCGGCTCGCCCGCACCCACGGAACGCCCGCCTACATCCTGGACGAGGGCGATTTCCGGGCGCGTTGCCGTGCCTGGCGGCAGGCGTTCGGCGACGGCGCCGACGTGTTCTACGCCGGCAAGGCGTTCCTCTCGCGCGCCGTCGTGCGCTGGCTGCGCGAGGAAGGGCTCAACCTCGACGTCTGCTCGGGCGGCGAACTGGCCACCGCCCTGGCGGCCGGTATGCCCGCGGCGTCCATCGCCTTCCACGGCAACAACAAGTCCGAGCACGAGATCCGCCGGGCCGTCGAGGCCCGCGTGGGGCGCATCGTCGTCGACTCCTACGACGAGATCGACCGCGTCGCGCGGATCGCCCGTGAGCACGGCGTACGGCAGCCGGTGCTCGTGCGGGTGACCGTCGGGGTCGAGGCGCACACCCACGAGTTCATCGCCACCGCCCACGAGGACCAGAAGTTCGGCCTCGCGCTGGCCGGCGGCGCCGCCCTGGACGGCGTGCGCCGCGTCCTGGCCGAGCCCCAGAGCCTGGAACTGCTGGGCGTGCACTCGCACATCGGCTCGCAGATCTTCGACCTCGCCGGGTTCGAGGTCTCCGCGCGCCGCGTCGTGCAACTGCTGGCCACCGTCCGTGACGAGTTCGGGGTGAATCTGCCCGAGATCGACCTCGGCGGCGGGCTCGGCATCGCGTACACCTCCACCGACGACCCGCTGGAGCCGTTCGACATCGCCAGGACGCTGCGCGACATCGTCGAGCGCGAGTGCGCGGCGGCCGGCCTGGACGCCCCCCGGCTGTCCGTCGAGCCGGGGCGCGCGATCATCGGGCCCTCCGCGTTCACCCTCTACGAGGTCGGCACCGTCAAGCCGCTGGAGGGGTTGCGGACGTACGTCAGCGTCGACGGCGGGATGTCCGACAACATCCGCACCGCGCTGTACGACGCCGAGTACTCGGTGGCGCTGGTCTCCCGGGCCTCGGACGCGCTGCCCATGCTGAGCCGCGTCGTCGGCAAGCACTGTGAGAGCGGCGACATCGTGGTGCGCGACGCGTACCTCCCCGCCGACCTGGCGCCGGGCGATCTGATCGCCGTCGCCGCCACCGGCGCGTACTGCCGCTCGATGGCGAGCAACTACAACCACGTGACCCGCCCGCCCGTCGTCGCCGTCACCGACGGTGAGGACCGGGTGATCGTCCGGCGGGAGACCGAGGAAGATCTGCTGCGGCTCGACGTTGGCTGA
- a CDS encoding SCO3933 family regulatory protein, producing MATLPIDTAKYTGIICAVPPTPRLVNRESGQVRVDRDTGKTLYQVGLCLMAGTSADVVNVSVPGEPSGVQVGTPVTVRDLVAVPWENEGRHGIAYRAAEIRPLHAASAAKGAGQ from the coding sequence GTGGCAACCCTTCCGATCGACACCGCGAAGTACACGGGGATCATCTGCGCCGTGCCCCCGACTCCGCGGCTCGTGAACCGTGAGTCCGGGCAGGTGCGGGTCGACCGCGACACCGGCAAGACGCTGTACCAGGTGGGTCTGTGCCTGATGGCCGGCACCTCGGCGGACGTGGTGAACGTGAGCGTCCCCGGTGAGCCGTCCGGCGTGCAGGTCGGAACCCCCGTCACCGTGCGGGACCTGGTCGCCGTTCCCTGGGAGAACGAGGGACGGCACGGCATTGCCTACCGCGCCGCCGAGATCCGTCCCCTCCACGCGGCTTCCGCCGCCAAGGGGGCCGGACAGTGA
- a CDS encoding GntR family transcriptional regulator: MPPKNTQPKYRQIADYLREGILDGTFPAGQPLPSEEALAKQFGVTRPTVRQGLTELRASGLVEAIMGRGTFARSPYNRPSFTYPRGVRRSPDGQYTEADGIRWTDAEKPTATRTDAPLALADLLRIPPGEPLFTYDALQTADQGYLRQLHRTYVPFSVLLGTKYEETPPPPAPQLYNALAELGHELHFTEYVRTRMPLPDQAQALRLADGVPLLHVLRVTLTTAGKPLTLEELHLPGHDLELAFGL; encoded by the coding sequence ATGCCGCCGAAGAACACGCAGCCGAAGTACCGGCAGATTGCCGACTACCTGCGCGAAGGCATCCTTGACGGCACCTTCCCCGCCGGCCAGCCGCTCCCGTCGGAGGAGGCGTTGGCCAAGCAGTTCGGCGTGACACGCCCCACAGTCCGTCAGGGACTCACCGAGCTACGGGCGTCCGGCCTGGTCGAGGCCATCATGGGCCGGGGCACGTTCGCCCGCTCCCCCTACAACCGCCCCAGCTTCACCTACCCGCGAGGCGTTCGCCGCTCGCCCGACGGTCAGTACACCGAGGCCGACGGCATCCGCTGGACCGACGCCGAGAAGCCGACGGCAACCCGCACTGACGCCCCACTCGCGCTCGCCGACCTGCTGCGCATCCCGCCGGGGGAGCCACTGTTCACGTACGACGCTTTGCAGACCGCGGACCAGGGCTACCTACGCCAACTGCACCGCACCTACGTGCCGTTCTCGGTACTCCTCGGCACCAAGTACGAGGAGACGCCCCCGCCGCCGGCTCCGCAGCTCTACAACGCCCTGGCCGAGCTGGGCCACGAGCTGCACTTCACGGAGTACGTCCGCACCCGCATGCCCCTGCCGGACCAGGCCCAGGCGCTCCGGCTTGCCGACGGGGTACCCCTGCTGCATGTTCTGCGGGTGACGCTCACGACCGCCGGCAAGCCGCTTACACTGGAGGAGTTGCACCTTCCGGGGCATGACTTGGAGCTCGCGTTCGGCCTATAG
- a CDS encoding ArgS family protein: MTPDQLSRVVLRCVRQAVESGQLPGAGVPARVVVRRAPHGEPGWSTAVAHQLARPAGRPAAEVAALLRDALLAQDGITGASVRDGFLTVRLHGDGDTALLRALTADPVPDSVPEDTRRDIARWSEATGGDRAALLVQRVENPLFRVRYAHARCRHLLRHSARFGLSAEPAPAAHPAERTLLDALGEWAAAGNSPQRLVAIAGAWLEAESVRATLPVGDEKPGTAHRARLALAQATATVLAGGLSRLGVSAPRHL; this comes from the coding sequence GTGACCCCCGACCAGCTGTCCCGCGTCGTGCTGCGCTGTGTGCGCCAGGCCGTCGAGAGCGGCCAGCTGCCCGGTGCCGGCGTTCCCGCGCGGGTGGTGGTCCGGCGCGCCCCGCACGGGGAGCCGGGATGGTCCACCGCTGTCGCCCATCAGCTCGCCCGCCCCGCCGGGCGGCCCGCCGCCGAGGTCGCCGCGCTGTTGCGGGACGCCCTGCTGGCGCAGGACGGGATCACCGGCGCGTCGGTACGCGACGGGTTTCTCACCGTCCGGCTGCACGGGGACGGCGACACCGCCCTGCTGCGCGCGCTGACCGCCGACCCGGTGCCCGATTCCGTACCCGAGGACACCCGGCGCGACATCGCGCGCTGGAGCGAGGCCACCGGCGGCGACCGGGCCGCGCTGCTCGTGCAGCGGGTGGAGAACCCGCTGTTCCGGGTCCGGTACGCGCACGCCAGGTGCCGGCACCTGCTGCGGCACTCCGCGCGGTTCGGTCTGAGCGCCGAGCCCGCCCCCGCCGCGCACCCCGCCGAGCGCACCCTGCTCGACGCCCTCGGGGAGTGGGCCGCCGCCGGGAACAGCCCGCAGCGGCTGGTCGCCATAGCCGGTGCCTGGCTGGAGGCGGAGTCCGTACGGGCCACCCTGCCCGTCGGGGACGAGAAACCCGGGACCGCCCACCGCGCGCGGCTGGCCCTCGCCCAGGCCACCGCGACGGTGCTCGCCGGCGGTCTGTCCCGGCTGGGTGTCAGTGCCCCCCGTCATCTGTAG
- a CDS encoding AIPR family protein, with product MSGAQTLITTVYEQWKSQNAAHMSDADAWEIFLAWLLLRDKDVTLDAISDGVVDGSNDGGVDAIYTILEGSILPIDHQVVEEPQAARELPEGLELALYVIQSKFSQSFTQNSVSALQSVLPSALDLGSRLEELSDELNEQVIEKLTVFRSAYKNLLVRRPKVFVKVVLGSRGLTEQANINVTSRAERLREDILLKIPSADVTVDLLGADELWRMYDTRKAETLTLECDEVLTSGESYVALARLSSFVRLITDDNLTLRRHIFEANVRDYQGQVAVNKEILSSLNESASPDFWWLNNGVTIVCDEAHSVGKTFALKNIQIVNGLQTSHTIFNWHKERAEKGESLPADDRKILVRVIKASNDAVRDKIIRATNRQTPVPDASLRATDEIQRRIEAYFGAKGLFYDRRKGYYRNLGKDPGKIVSIPYLGQAMYAIAYGRPEVARGKPNSLLAEDARYRQAFDPKASPQVFYWAARVLRQVDEYLQSGKSQTRYPERRYLAPFVAFTLVMKTIGKDPSHWREIAQLAEQDREFTDEELEASGTKVKEELDKYTAQSKSSSSDATKRQPFTRHLIASMNFTHNPTAKSRGTGKRP from the coding sequence GTGTCCGGAGCGCAAACCCTGATCACGACTGTCTACGAACAGTGGAAGAGTCAAAATGCCGCCCATATGTCAGATGCCGATGCGTGGGAGATTTTTCTTGCCTGGCTGCTTTTGCGTGACAAAGATGTAACCCTTGACGCTATCAGCGATGGAGTCGTTGACGGGTCGAACGACGGTGGCGTTGATGCCATCTACACCATTCTAGAGGGCAGCATTCTGCCGATTGACCATCAGGTAGTCGAAGAGCCGCAAGCAGCGCGAGAGCTGCCAGAAGGCCTTGAACTGGCACTCTACGTTATTCAATCAAAATTCAGTCAGAGCTTCACCCAAAATTCCGTCTCGGCGCTCCAATCCGTCTTGCCTTCCGCTCTTGATCTGGGGAGCCGGCTTGAGGAACTGTCTGACGAACTCAACGAGCAAGTCATCGAAAAGCTGACTGTATTTCGCTCTGCCTACAAGAATCTTCTCGTTAGGCGACCGAAGGTCTTCGTGAAGGTGGTACTCGGAAGCCGAGGGCTCACAGAGCAAGCCAACATCAACGTGACCAGCAGAGCAGAGCGACTGAGAGAGGACATCCTCCTTAAGATCCCATCTGCAGATGTCACCGTTGACCTACTTGGCGCTGACGAACTTTGGCGTATGTACGACACCCGCAAGGCTGAAACCCTCACGCTCGAATGCGATGAAGTGTTGACGAGCGGCGAGTCATACGTAGCCTTGGCTCGACTGTCAAGCTTCGTTAGGCTAATTACCGATGACAATCTCACACTGCGAAGGCATATCTTCGAAGCCAACGTCCGGGATTACCAGGGACAAGTTGCCGTCAATAAGGAAATCTTGAGCTCGCTGAACGAGAGCGCTAGCCCGGACTTCTGGTGGCTAAACAACGGTGTAACCATTGTATGCGATGAGGCACATAGCGTAGGAAAGACTTTCGCACTAAAAAACATTCAAATCGTCAACGGTCTCCAGACTTCGCACACCATTTTCAATTGGCACAAGGAGCGGGCAGAGAAAGGCGAGAGCCTTCCCGCCGATGATCGGAAAATTCTTGTACGCGTCATCAAGGCAAGCAACGACGCTGTGCGCGACAAGATCATCCGAGCAACGAATAGGCAAACACCCGTTCCGGATGCTTCACTTCGAGCGACGGACGAAATCCAACGCAGAATTGAAGCCTACTTTGGAGCTAAGGGCCTGTTCTATGATCGCCGCAAAGGGTACTACCGAAATCTCGGGAAAGATCCCGGCAAGATCGTGAGCATTCCTTACCTTGGTCAAGCAATGTACGCCATTGCCTACGGTCGGCCGGAAGTGGCTCGCGGTAAGCCCAATTCGCTACTAGCGGAGGATGCCCGCTATCGGCAGGCCTTCGACCCTAAAGCAAGCCCTCAGGTCTTCTACTGGGCTGCACGAGTCCTACGCCAAGTCGACGAGTACCTACAGTCAGGAAAATCGCAAACCAGGTATCCGGAGCGACGATATTTGGCTCCTTTCGTCGCCTTCACGTTGGTCATGAAGACCATCGGGAAAGACCCCTCACACTGGCGAGAAATTGCTCAACTCGCGGAGCAAGACCGGGAGTTCACCGACGAAGAACTAGAGGCATCAGGGACCAAGGTCAAGGAAGAGCTTGATAAGTATACCGCTCAGTCGAAGAGTTCGTCCTCAGATGCCACCAAACGGCAGCCCTTCACCAGACACCTTATTGCGAGCATGAACTTCACTCACAATCCCACCGCGAAGAGCCGCGGGACGGGAAAACGCCCCTAA